From a region of the Xyrauchen texanus isolate HMW12.3.18 chromosome 47, RBS_HiC_50CHRs, whole genome shotgun sequence genome:
- the adm2a gene encoding protein ADM2a, which yields MRTFFLLNVYCISLLFSQLLALAVGSPLVKNRLDFIARLHQLREGSTISPDITKQANADHGISINRTFLWRAILSKSPPSMNPTGIPLHITQTMEGESNEAGGGPKQRGLRGRRYVHSRGHHNHHHAQLMRVGCVLGTCQVQNLSHRLYQLVGQRGREDSSPINPRSPHSYG from the exons ATGAGAACGTTTTTCCTGCTTAATGTGTATTGCATCAGCCTGCTCTTTTCACAACTGTTGGCTCTAGCGGTGGGAAGCCCGCTGGTGAAGAACAG GTTGGACTTCATAGCCAGACTCCATCAGCTAAGAGAAGGAAGTACCATCTCTCCAGACATCACCAAGCAAGCAAACGCTGACCATGGCATATCCATCAACCGCACCTTTCTGTGGAGAGCCATCCTCTCCAAATCACCACCTTCAATGAACCCAACAGGAATCCCACTCCACATCACTCAGACAATGGAAGGAGAGTCCAACGAAGCAGGTGGAGGCCCAAAGCAAAGAGGGTTAAGAGGTCGTCGCTATGTACATTCACGAGGTCATCACAACCATCATCACGCCCAGTTGATGCGCGTTGGATGCGTCCTTGGTACCTGTCAGGTACAAAACCTCAGTCACCGCCTCTACCAGCTGGTTGGCCAAAGAGGACGTGAAGACTCCTCCCCCATTAACCCTCGCAGTCCGCACAGCTACGGATAA